The Maritimibacter sp. DP1N21-5 DNA window AAACTCAATTGGCACTGGAGCAGCAGGAAGCGTGGCGTCATTGGAGCAGGGTTTGGCTCCTTGCACCATTTTCCTCGCCAGCGTTCTTTGACCGTAAAGACACGATTTCAGAATTCTTGAGGGAAGACCACCGGCTTATCAGGCTCCTTTCTTCTTTCCGCGCTCACAAAACTATCGAAAACCTTCTAGTCGTTCATGGCGCTCTTGAACTCGGCGAGAAAACTAAGTTTGAAAAATTCAGACTAGCTGACTTCTTGTCTTGGCCCCGCCCTGTTCGGAATTGGAGGCGATTGCTGATCTGGTTGCTTTCGCTTGATTGGAACGAGGCAACGGCCGAGGACATTGTTGACACGTTCGAAGTATGGCTGAACCTGTTTCAAGATTATCCCGACAAGATCAAAGATCGTTTTGCTGAACGAGTCGATCAGATATTGACTGAATGGGATGCCTACGACTATAGGGAACGGAGCAAAAAGATCACTCCATTAGGGTTTCGTAAGGATGGTTTCGGTCGCAAACTTCGACAGGCTTTCCTAAGATCCTCGCTCACTAACACGGACCTGCTAACTCGTAGGCTTCAAGCGTGGACAAGCGAACGAATTGACGACAAGATCCAAACCAGCGTCTTTGCATGGAGCGTGCGCCTTGCCAGTGTTGTCCCTGAAGCCCTAGCCGACTTTTCCTTCCAAGCGTTTATCGACCCATTACCATCAGAGTCAGCCAAGAGGTCGCGGGGGCAGATGATCGGTTGGTCGCCCCATATGAATGATTGGGATTCTCCGGGAATTTGCGACTATTCGCGCCACTGCCATCCAGCCTCGCCTATTCAGCAACCATTCGCAGCCCTTTTCGAGCACGCGCCTCAAGAAGGTCTTCGTTTAGTTCGCAAGCTGCTCAGCCGGACCGTTGTCGCGTGGAGAGAGCTTCCCCAATACGACTATCGTAACCGAGAAATTCCGGTTTCATTTAGTGTGGAGTTCCCTTGGGGATCCCAAACGTTTTGGGGCGGACGAAGGATTTATGGTTGGTATCGGGGTCTGTTTTCTTGCGACATCCTCGGGTCGGCACTCATGGCGCTGGAAGATTGGGCGTTCTCCGAGCTCGAAGCCGGACGTGACGTTGATGAGATCGTAGAGGAGCTTGTTACCGGACACGAAAGCGTGGCCACGCTGGGCATCGCTTTGGGAGTCTTGTTGGACAAGGATGCGCTGTCACCGGCGGCAGCCGCTCTGGTAGGCTGCCAGCACATCTGGGCCATGGACGAGTACCGCTGGCAACATGACGTCCAAGGCCTTCATTCAAACGAAATCGGAGCGAGCTTCGGCTTGTCTAACGATACAACTCACCTTGAAGCACTGAAACGCCTCAACTCGCGGCCTTCCCGGAAGAAGAACATCAGATGGCTCGCGACAGCATTCATACTCACAGCTAACGACCAACGCGAAAAGGTGGCGGAAAAGCTTACTAGCTTTCCAAATGAGCTACCCTTCACCCACGAAGGCCAAGAAGATGACGATAAGCTAGTCGCATATTTTCTGCATCGAGCCGAGGAGTGGGCCGCGATGGCAGACCTGTCGAACTATGCTCAGGTGGAAACCGATGATGGGAAAGTCGGCGTTGCATTTCAGCCGTCAGACGAACGAGTGCAACAAGCTGAAGAAGCAGGTGAGCGGCTAGCCCATTGGAACGAAGGCTTCCAACTGCTGAACCAATGTGAGTCTTGGTTTGAGGGCGGCAAAATTGATGATCAGACGCGAGAGGAAATTGTAGCGCTCGCACGCCAGGTCGAAAACGAGGACCTGTTCAAATCTGGTTTTGATGCCGGAGACCCCGGCAGCCGCCGCGCTGGCGGAGTAGCAGCCGTGTCAGCAGCGATTCTGAGTTTGAAGCCCGATCTTCCACGTGATCAAGTGGAATGGGCCGAAAGCGTTGCATTTCGCGCCGCCAGTACTGTTCCGGCAAACGATGAGTTTTTTCACGCTGATGCTCCTTCCGACGACAGACCCGAAACGTTTGCATCGAAGGGATTGACGGCGATAGTCAAGAATGGCGGACCATTAGCAGGTTCAGCACAGGAAGAACTGGTTCGGTTGTGCTTTCATCCCTACAAGGGCGTGCAGTTGGCTGCGTTGGCAAATGCCGCATCATGTTGGCGAGAACACAAGGGCTTCGCTGACAAGTGCACAGCACTCGCTTTCAAGCTGACGACTCTCGAACTGGATCGTGGTTCACCTGATTGGTACCGACGACGCGATGAGAGAGAAAACAGTCTGGCGTCCGAAAAACAACGGCTGTTTGAGGCAACTATACGAGCTCTAGCTTCTGGCGAAGGAAAAGGGCTGTCTGAGACGTATGCCGAAATCGAGCCGGAACACTTAGATCAATGGCGGGTCAAGGATTTCGCGTCGGTGTTGTCGATCATCCCGAAAGACAGGTTCAACGAAGATCATGCTTTTCGTGACGACCTAATAGCTCTTCTGCATAGCTTCGTTGAAAAGCTCACTGCGGCAATTGGCGCAGCTGACGAAGCCGAGCACCGTTCAGGTTCAAGGCTAAGTTTGGAGTTTTCCAGTTGCATTTGGGACTTGGCAGCGCTGTGCGAGAAATTGCCAATTCAAAGTATTCGTAGTGCAATCATACCTATCCTGTCTCAGTTGCCCCATGAGCCGAAGAGCGAAGCTCTCTCGACTTTCGCAAATGCGTACTCCTGCATGCGACTTCTGGATTCACCGACAGTTCCAGCGGGCATTGTTGATGTTTTTCTCGACATCTTTGAGGCAGTCGCAGATGACCCGGATTGGAAGCGTCCGGAGTGGCGGGAGGACTATGGACTTCCCGAGCAGCTTCACAAATTGGTTCGTATCGCAATGGGGGCAAATTGGGATCGGCCAGCAATGGGTGCGGCCCGCTTCGCTAACAATGATTGGTCCGATGCAAAGCTACTGGACCCATTGATTGATTGGATGCTCGAAAGATTTGGCCATCTACCGCAGGTCATGCAAGCATTCTTGCTCCATGTTGAAAGGTCATTCGATCACCGCAGCAGCGAATTCCTCGCTTCGAGGTTGGGAGGCATCGCGCCCGCAGTTTGGCAGTCTAGAGGGTTTTGGTCCGGGGGAAGAACTGCGCAACTCGCCGGTCTATTTCAATCCTTTGCCGAACGAGACGCCCCATTGCAGTCTGATGTCCACGTTCAGTTCTTGGAGATTCTCGATCACTTGACTGAACTTGGGGATCGTCGCGCAGCAGCACTTCAAATGAGCTCGCTGTTTGACCGGCCACGTTTCAGCAATCCGCCACAGGTCTTACAAATCGAAACTTCGCCGTGAGGCCAGATCATAACTTCGTGTCCAAGGTCCGCTTTAAAGGGCTATGGCTTGCCCGTTTGCAACCGCAGCGAAGGTCCGCTTCGTCCGCACAGCGGACCTTTCCAAATCGCGCGCAGGCATCACGACCGCGTGACGCCGCTTTATCCGTCGTGTTACCCTCTTACCTCAAAGGCAACCGCCAACTGAGGAGACATGAACATGACCACCTCACTGCCCCGCCGCACCGTTCTTGCCACCGGCTCCGCCGCCCTGCTCACCACCGGTCTTACGCTCCCTGCCCGCGCCCAGGGGATCGCCCCCACGCCCACAATGCGGGGCGGCGCCAACAATTACCGCCCCGGCGCGCCCATCATGGACCGCATCGGGGGTGGCGGCTTCCTGATGACAGGCACCGTTCTGCGCGCAGGTGACGGGGCACCCATTCCCAACGCACGCATCCAGATGTGGGCCCACACGACCGAAGGGCACGAGCGCGACGAACGCAGCCATGGCGCCACGCTCACGGACGCGCAGGGCCGCTTCCAGATGGACATGCCCCAAATCGTGCCCGCCTTCGGCCAGCCACACGGCCACCTCGCCTATGATGCAGACTACGACGACAACGGGTTCGAGACGGTGTTCCTGCGCCCGATCATGGCCAGCGCCTCCGACACAACGCTTGATGTGCAATTCGTGCTGGTCCCGGCCTGATCCTTGTTGCGCGCCACTCTGATCTGGGCGGCGCTCGGCGTTGCACTTCTGGCCCCGATCACGGCAGCAGCGTTCAGCCCGCTTCTGCAATGGCGCGAGGGGATCTACATCGCCTCCGGCTTTGCCGGTATCCTCGGCATGGCGCTTTTGCTCCTGCAACCCTTGCTCGCGGCAGGTGACCTGCCCGGTCTGTCCCCTACGCGCAGCCGCCGCATCCACCGCATTACGGGCGCGCTACTTGTCCTTGCCGTTGTGGGCCACGTCGCCGGGCTCTGGATCACCAGCCCGCCCGATGTGATCGACGTGCTGCTCTTTCGCTCTCCTACACCCTTTGCCATCTGGGGCGTGATCGCCATGTGGGCCGTCTTCGCCGCAGCTCTGATCGCCGCCCTGCGCAAACGCCTGCCCCTGCGCCCAACATCATGGCGCCGCCTGCACGCAGCGCTGGTGGTCACGGTAGCGGGCGGGACGGTTGCGCACGCCTTGCTGATCCAGGGCACGATGGAGCCGTTCACCAAATACGCCCTGAGCATCTGTGTTGGTCTGGCGGCCCTGCGCATCGCGTTTATCGGCGGCATGATCCCGCGTTTACCCTTTGGCAACGCGTCGCAGCGCACGCACCGTTAAACACGGATTTTGTGCCGGACCGGTGTACGGGGGGTGTACAGAGGGTGCACGCCCGGTGCATCGCCCATATCCCTTGTTTTACGGGCGTTAACCCCCGATTCTCCACCAATCAGGAAAACAGCCCGTTAACCGTTGCGCGTACGGTGGTCGCCGGGCCATAAGCGCCCATGCTCAGCTACCAGCACATCTATCACGCCGGAAACCTCGCCGACGTCCACAAGCACAGCCTGCTCGCCTGGATGCTCGCCTACCTCACGCGCAAGGACAAACCGGTCAGCTACATCGAGACGCATGGCGGGCGTGCGCTCTATGATCTGGGGGCAGACGAAGCGCTGAAAACGGGCGAAGCTGCGCAGGGGATCGCGCGGGCGCGGGACTGGTTTGCGCCTGACCATCCTTACATCAAGTGCCTGACGCAAACCTCTGGCTTACATGGACAAAATGCATACCCCGGTTCACCTCTGTTCGCCACCCAAATCCTGCGCGACACTGACAGCCTGACCATCGCAGAACTGCACCCGGCCGAACACAACGCCCTCGAATTGGCGCTGCCCACGGCCAAGGTTCACCGCGCCGACGGCTTTGCAATGGCGCACTCGATCCTACCGCCCACGCCGCGGCGGGGTCTGATGCTGATCGACCCCAGCTACGAGATCAAGGACGACTACCAAACGATCCCCGGGCATATCCGAAAATACGCACGCGCCTGGAATGTGGGCATCATTGTGCTGTGGTACCCGATTCTGACATCAGGCGCGCACAACAACATGCTGAAATCACTTGAGAAAGACCACCATGATGCCCTCAGGCACGAGGTCCGCTTTCCCCCCGCAAGACCGGGGCATGGCATGGTGGGATCCGGCCTATTCGTGATCCGACCGCCCTTCGGTCTTGCCGAAGAAGCCGCAATTCTGAAAACTCATTTCGACCAGCTGAAGTGACCAAAATGTTCGAACGCCTATTCCCCAAAAGACCCAAAGAAACCGCGCCCTTGCCGGAGCCAACACCGCAACTGGCCCTGGGCGCGCTGCTGGTGCGTGTGGCGATGGCCGATCGGGAGTATCAGGCCCCCGAAGTCGCCGCCATCGACAAGATCCTCGCTGCGACCTTCAACCTAAAGCCGCTTGAAGCCGCCAAGCTGCGTGCCACGTGCGAGGCATTGGAACGACATGCGCCCGGCACACCAGAGTACACGGATATCCTCAGGGAAACAGTAGCTTACGAGGATCGACGCGGCCTCGCCGTGGCGATGTGGCAGGTGCTTCTGGCCGATGGTGACCATGCCCGGATCGAAGAGGATGTGCTGCACCAGATCGAAGCCGCCCTTGCCATTACACCCGAAGACAGCGCCGCCATCCGAACGCAAGCGCTTGGCGACTAACGTATAGCGGCATATATCGCTCCCATGTTCCAAGACCTGCTCAAACGGCTGATCCAGCCCGAACCCGCCCAACTTCCCGATGCTGACGCTCGACTGGCCCTCACGGCTTTGCTGGTGCGCGTGGCCCGGTCCGACAATGACTATTCCGGCGACGAACGGGTGCTGATCGACCAGATCGCGCAGGATCGCTACAGGCTTTCTGCAAGCGATGCCATAGCGTTACGCACCGAAGCTGAAGCCATGGAAGCCGAAGCCCCCGACACCGTGCGCTTCACCCGCGCGATCAAGGACGCCGTCCCGTACGAAGAGCGTCTGGCCGTGATCGAAGCGCTCTGGAAGGTGGTTCTGGCCGACGGGCAACGGGCACAGGAAGAGGATGCGCTTTTGCGGCTCGTCACCAACCTGCTGGGCATCACCGACCAGGACAGCGCCAAGGCACGCCAGCGCGTCAGCGGATGATCGCATCGCTCGGCATGTACGACATGCCGCACCTCCAACGCGCCCATGACCGGCTATGGGCTGGCATCCGCACTGCCCTTGGATATGGCCCCGACCACCTCACTCGGGGTGGTGAT harbors:
- a CDS encoding TerB family tellurite resistance protein — encoded protein: MFQDLLKRLIQPEPAQLPDADARLALTALLVRVARSDNDYSGDERVLIDQIAQDRYRLSASDAIALRTEAEAMEAEAPDTVRFTRAIKDAVPYEERLAVIEALWKVVLADGQRAQEEDALLRLVTNLLGITDQDSAKARQRVSG
- a CDS encoding TerB family tellurite resistance protein, with product MFERLFPKRPKETAPLPEPTPQLALGALLVRVAMADREYQAPEVAAIDKILAATFNLKPLEAAKLRATCEALERHAPGTPEYTDILRETVAYEDRRGLAVAMWQVLLADGDHARIEEDVLHQIEAALAITPEDSAAIRTQALGD
- a CDS encoding ATP-binding protein; the encoded protein is MTASPEATGGVGYTFEDSVVASYLTSLLVEGGARGISEAITDGVLLQRAALGEPLDDIIVEGSDRYGQPSKLALQVKQSPTLSSAETNTDFRDVISASWREFKKDGFRIGRDRVGLAAANIAQSTLRAARSTLEWARTSKSADDFFRRLETENFASDAQRRFVSDVQALLPADAQDEENSWQFLRRFVILVFDTLSEGASGSFEAIERLRNALPTGERHRAEELWVRLSQISRQASGAAGSFSRATLVEQLSGVFDLSSLPSMRSDLVKVAEETRHALQGIRMDISGLIVPRNSILEKINEIDDGKRFIQLAGEAGSGKSAVLRALAEEHARHGFALVLTDKRLVGPGWPSLAKHLRLEAERLADLLFELATLGKPTLFIDGIDRLGNETRQTILDIVTILLDDPRLADWRVVASTRSSHLEDLRIWLPPQLVEEGQAHIVEIDGFDDSEAGILAERFPAMHEVLFAEGQEKEFARRPFFAQVLAQRSVGTDGAPDKFSEISLAQVWLEGAQALQDKASSIERRQAMGELAARCAQATNRSAAVEGISAQALTELVQERAIAEVAGSGRYSFTHDIFLEWAMFGLCRQNGPDWPSTLTAAGDRPGMIRVVELLSQFEFETGHNWSETQLALEQQEAWRHWSRVWLLAPFSSPAFFDRKDTISEFLREDHRLIRLLSSFRAHKTIENLLVVHGALELGEKTKFEKFRLADFLSWPRPVRNWRRLLIWLLSLDWNEATAEDIVDTFEVWLNLFQDYPDKIKDRFAERVDQILTEWDAYDYRERSKKITPLGFRKDGFGRKLRQAFLRSSLTNTDLLTRRLQAWTSERIDDKIQTSVFAWSVRLASVVPEALADFSFQAFIDPLPSESAKRSRGQMIGWSPHMNDWDSPGICDYSRHCHPASPIQQPFAALFEHAPQEGLRLVRKLLSRTVVAWRELPQYDYRNREIPVSFSVEFPWGSQTFWGGRRIYGWYRGLFSCDILGSALMALEDWAFSELEAGRDVDEIVEELVTGHESVATLGIALGVLLDKDALSPAAAALVGCQHIWAMDEYRWQHDVQGLHSNEIGASFGLSNDTTHLEALKRLNSRPSRKKNIRWLATAFILTANDQREKVAEKLTSFPNELPFTHEGQEDDDKLVAYFLHRAEEWAAMADLSNYAQVETDDGKVGVAFQPSDERVQQAEEAGERLAHWNEGFQLLNQCESWFEGGKIDDQTREEIVALARQVENEDLFKSGFDAGDPGSRRAGGVAAVSAAILSLKPDLPRDQVEWAESVAFRAASTVPANDEFFHADAPSDDRPETFASKGLTAIVKNGGPLAGSAQEELVRLCFHPYKGVQLAALANAASCWREHKGFADKCTALAFKLTTLELDRGSPDWYRRRDERENSLASEKQRLFEATIRALASGEGKGLSETYAEIEPEHLDQWRVKDFASVLSIIPKDRFNEDHAFRDDLIALLHSFVEKLTAAIGAADEAEHRSGSRLSLEFSSCIWDLAALCEKLPIQSIRSAIIPILSQLPHEPKSEALSTFANAYSCMRLLDSPTVPAGIVDVFLDIFEAVADDPDWKRPEWREDYGLPEQLHKLVRIAMGANWDRPAMGAARFANNDWSDAKLLDPLIDWMLERFGHLPQVMQAFLLHVERSFDHRSSEFLASRLGGIAPAVWQSRGFWSGGRTAQLAGLFQSFAERDAPLQSDVHVQFLEILDHLTELGDRRAAALQMSSLFDRPRFSNPPQVLQIETSP
- a CDS encoding ferric reductase-like transmembrane domain-containing protein, whose amino-acid sequence is MRATLIWAALGVALLAPITAAAFSPLLQWREGIYIASGFAGILGMALLLLQPLLAAGDLPGLSPTRSRRIHRITGALLVLAVVGHVAGLWITSPPDVIDVLLFRSPTPFAIWGVIAMWAVFAAALIAALRKRLPLRPTSWRRLHAALVVTVAGGTVAHALLIQGTMEPFTKYALSICVGLAALRIAFIGGMIPRLPFGNASQRTHR
- a CDS encoding twin-arginine translocation pathway signal, whose product is MTTSLPRRTVLATGSAALLTTGLTLPARAQGIAPTPTMRGGANNYRPGAPIMDRIGGGGFLMTGTVLRAGDGAPIPNARIQMWAHTTEGHERDERSHGATLTDAQGRFQMDMPQIVPAFGQPHGHLAYDADYDDNGFETVFLRPIMASASDTTLDVQFVLVPA
- the rlmJ gene encoding 23S rRNA (adenine(2030)-N(6))-methyltransferase RlmJ, whose amino-acid sequence is MLSYQHIYHAGNLADVHKHSLLAWMLAYLTRKDKPVSYIETHGGRALYDLGADEALKTGEAAQGIARARDWFAPDHPYIKCLTQTSGLHGQNAYPGSPLFATQILRDTDSLTIAELHPAEHNALELALPTAKVHRADGFAMAHSILPPTPRRGLMLIDPSYEIKDDYQTIPGHIRKYARAWNVGIIVLWYPILTSGAHNNMLKSLEKDHHDALRHEVRFPPARPGHGMVGSGLFVIRPPFGLAEEAAILKTHFDQLK